A genomic window from Micromonospora ferruginea includes:
- a CDS encoding RNA polymerase sigma factor, translating into MSWKWTEAEVALDDDEIVTRVRAGDREAYDLLVARHTASAYRTAVLLGAGPDAEDVIQEAFVKAYRKLSRYRGDASFRSWLLAIVANESRNLHRSRGRRDGLVLRAAAADPATEATEADGLGAVLAAERRAALVAALRRLPARDREVITCRYLLDLTEEETVTVLGLPRGTVKSRTHRALAKLRGLLDREVAHRG; encoded by the coding sequence GTGTCATGGAAGTGGACCGAGGCGGAGGTTGCCCTGGACGACGACGAGATCGTCACCCGCGTACGCGCCGGTGACCGGGAGGCGTACGACCTCCTGGTCGCCCGGCACACCGCGTCCGCGTACCGGACGGCGGTGCTGCTGGGGGCCGGCCCGGACGCGGAGGACGTCATCCAGGAGGCGTTCGTGAAGGCGTACCGGAAGTTGTCCCGCTACCGGGGAGACGCGTCGTTCCGGTCCTGGCTGCTCGCGATCGTGGCCAACGAGAGCCGCAACCTGCACCGCTCGCGCGGGCGGCGGGACGGGCTGGTGCTGCGGGCCGCGGCGGCGGACCCGGCGACCGAGGCCACCGAGGCGGACGGGCTCGGCGCGGTCCTCGCCGCCGAACGCCGGGCGGCGCTGGTGGCGGCGCTGCGCCGGCTGCCCGCCCGGGACCGCGAGGTGATCACCTGCCGCTACCTGCTCGACCTCACCGAGGAGGAGACCGTGACCGTGCTGGGGCTGCCCCGGGGCACGGTGAAGTCGCGGACCCACCGCGCCCTGGCGAAGCTGCGCGGCCTGCTCGACCGCGAGGTGGCGCACCGTGGATGA
- a CDS encoding endo-1,4-beta-xylanase, which yields MKPSRWIAAGLVAVATAAALNVVPAAAGRPYDPTAQSLRELAERHGLYVGTAVDMAALDNAAEPRYRELAGSEFSTVTAENVMKWESLEPTRGTYNWGPADELVAFARQHHQRVRGHVLVWHNQLPTWLTEGVADGSIDAVELRQILRDHITAVVRHFKGRIWQWDVVNEAVSDPWDTPSTLHYKGFWAQHLGPGYIADAFRWARAADPKALLFYNDYNIEAFGSGNPADDKTQFVYEMARDLRARGVPIDGVGSQGHLGTQYGNYDTLQVVAALRKFAGLGLATAFTEVDVRSQMTAGVQAGDSAEINPRLQASAANFSTLLRACLAERHCLSFTLWGFTDKHSWVPGAFSDPPEGLATVYDENYRPKRAYQELKADLIYSGPPFVLPRVPQQPRR from the coding sequence ATGAAACCGAGCCGCTGGATCGCCGCCGGCCTCGTCGCCGTCGCGACCGCCGCCGCCCTCAACGTCGTGCCCGCCGCCGCCGGGCGCCCCTACGACCCGACCGCGCAGAGCCTGCGCGAGCTGGCCGAACGCCACGGCCTGTACGTGGGCACCGCGGTCGACATGGCCGCCCTCGACAACGCCGCCGAGCCGCGCTACCGCGAGCTGGCCGGCTCCGAGTTCTCCACCGTCACGGCCGAGAACGTGATGAAGTGGGAGAGCCTGGAGCCGACCCGGGGCACCTACAACTGGGGGCCGGCCGACGAACTGGTCGCCTTCGCCCGCCAGCACCACCAGCGGGTCCGCGGCCACGTGCTGGTCTGGCACAACCAGTTGCCGACCTGGCTCACCGAGGGGGTCGCGGACGGCTCGATCGACGCCGTCGAGCTACGGCAGATCCTGCGCGACCACATCACCGCCGTGGTCCGCCACTTCAAGGGCCGCATCTGGCAGTGGGACGTGGTGAACGAAGCGGTCAGCGACCCCTGGGACACCCCGTCCACGCTGCACTACAAGGGCTTCTGGGCGCAGCACCTCGGCCCCGGCTACATCGCCGACGCGTTCCGCTGGGCCCGCGCCGCCGACCCGAAGGCGCTGCTGTTCTACAACGACTACAACATCGAGGCGTTCGGCTCCGGCAACCCGGCCGACGACAAGACGCAGTTCGTCTACGAGATGGCCCGCGACCTGCGCGCCCGGGGCGTGCCGATCGACGGCGTCGGCAGCCAGGGGCACCTGGGCACCCAGTACGGCAACTACGACACCCTCCAGGTCGTCGCCGCGCTGCGGAAGTTCGCCGGGCTGGGACTGGCGACGGCGTTCACCGAGGTCGACGTGCGCAGCCAGATGACCGCGGGCGTGCAGGCGGGCGACTCCGCCGAGATCAACCCCCGGTTGCAGGCATCCGCGGCCAACTTCAGCACGCTGCTGCGGGCCTGCCTGGCCGAGCGGCACTGCCTGTCGTTCACGCTCTGGGGCTTCACCGACAAGCACTCGTGGGTGCCGGGCGCGTTCTCGGACCCGCCGGAGGGCCTGGCCACCGTCTACGACGAGAACTACCGGCCGAAGCGGGCCTACCAGGAGCTGAAGGCCGACCTGATCTACTCGGGGCCGCCGTTCGTGCTGCCCCGCGTGCCGCAGCAGCCGCGCCGGTAG
- a CDS encoding RICIN domain-containing protein: MTRGRSVRSALAGLVAAVAVTVGVVVVSSPATAGTSGFRGMNWAVLGDNFSTGPLVVQGLSASDSNATVRAKANALYDEMAARMGVNTVRLPINTHTVGTAWWGAYRGAIDAATARGFKVILAYWEDGAASGGRITNLAAWNAMWSTVTATYGANPDVYFEPMNEPHGYTSAQWRDVAAEWLRYHYSAVPARVLIGGTGFSQDLRDVCADPRFASTLFSFHHYAFFYEPMSYDAFRTHVRTRLGACASRAVVTEFGAPMNDGRDYADANSADNFVRHIRAVAQVMRDNGMGGTYWPALGGKPGTIGYDWYSMFSLGGSGTDLRLTVRNTSGADRIRYGWGDTVGGPTTPPPTGETFYRLLVRHSGKAMDVQSPNTDDGARVGQYTYGGNAWQQWRFADAGGGWWRLVSRHSGKCLDVVGAATADGAELIQYTCGAGPNQQFQMVADGDWFQLRARHSGKCVDVPAASTADGVVLKQYPCNAGANQRWSRAAV, from the coding sequence ATGACGCGTGGTCGATCGGTGCGAAGTGCGCTGGCCGGGCTGGTGGCGGCCGTGGCCGTGACGGTCGGCGTCGTCGTCGTGTCGTCGCCGGCCACCGCCGGCACCAGCGGCTTCCGGGGCATGAACTGGGCCGTGCTTGGTGACAACTTCAGCACCGGCCCGCTCGTGGTGCAGGGCCTGAGCGCGTCCGACAGCAACGCGACGGTGCGGGCCAAGGCCAACGCCCTCTACGACGAGATGGCGGCCCGGATGGGGGTCAACACCGTCCGGCTGCCGATCAACACGCACACCGTGGGTACGGCGTGGTGGGGGGCCTACCGGGGCGCGATCGACGCCGCCACCGCCCGCGGGTTCAAGGTCATCCTCGCCTACTGGGAGGACGGCGCCGCCTCCGGCGGTCGGATCACGAACCTCGCCGCCTGGAACGCGATGTGGTCCACGGTGACCGCCACGTACGGCGCGAATCCGGACGTCTACTTCGAGCCGATGAACGAGCCGCACGGCTACACCTCGGCGCAGTGGCGCGACGTCGCGGCCGAGTGGCTGCGGTACCACTACTCGGCGGTGCCCGCCCGGGTGCTCATCGGCGGCACCGGCTTCAGCCAGGACCTGCGCGACGTCTGCGCCGACCCGCGCTTCGCCTCCACGCTGTTCTCCTTCCACCACTACGCGTTCTTCTACGAGCCGATGAGCTACGACGCCTTCCGGACCCACGTCCGGACCCGCCTCGGCGCCTGCGCCTCCCGTGCGGTGGTCACCGAGTTCGGCGCGCCGATGAACGACGGCCGCGACTACGCCGACGCGAACAGCGCCGACAACTTCGTCCGGCACATCCGGGCCGTGGCCCAGGTGATGCGCGACAACGGGATGGGCGGCACGTACTGGCCCGCCCTCGGCGGCAAGCCCGGCACCATCGGGTACGACTGGTACTCGATGTTCTCCCTCGGCGGCAGCGGCACCGACCTGCGCCTGACCGTCCGCAACACCTCGGGCGCCGACCGGATCCGCTACGGCTGGGGCGACACCGTCGGCGGCCCGACGACGCCCCCGCCGACGGGGGAGACGTTCTACCGGCTGCTCGTACGGCACAGCGGCAAGGCCATGGACGTCCAGTCGCCGAACACCGACGACGGCGCGCGCGTCGGCCAGTACACCTACGGTGGCAACGCGTGGCAGCAGTGGCGGTTCGCCGATGCCGGCGGCGGCTGGTGGCGCCTGGTCAGCCGGCACAGCGGGAAGTGCCTCGACGTGGTGGGCGCCGCCACCGCCGACGGCGCCGAGCTGATCCAGTACACCTGCGGCGCCGGCCCGAACCAGCAGTTCCAGATGGTCGCCGACGGCGACTGGTTCCAGCTCCGGGCGCGGCACAGCGGCAAGTGCGTGGACGTGCCCGCCGCGTCGACCGCGGACGGCGTGGTCCTCAAGCAGTATCCGTGCAACGCCGGCGCCAACCAGCGGTGGTCGCGCGCGGCGGTCTAG
- a CDS encoding LacI family DNA-binding transcriptional regulator, whose translation MTFPQRVKMSDVARTAGVSVATVSKVVNGRYGVAQATVARVQQVIHELGYEADLGAQSLRSHRTNVLGILVAEFEPFSTELLKGASREVAGSGYQLLAYSSGDGEGAAIGWERRSLARLSGTLIDGAVIVTPTVVETKHGFHVVAVDPHTGPSGLPTVDSDNFAGAVLATTYLLSLGHRRIGHISGRPDLESARLREAGFRQAMADAGVAVDERLVRVGGFRIEGAAGTAAELLALPDRPTAIFAGNDLSAISTLDVARSMGIAVPDELSVIGFDNVPESALVDPPLTTIRQPLQRMGAEALRLLIDLIAGVERDAHIRLPTELVVRASCRPLG comes from the coding sequence GTGACCTTCCCGCAGCGCGTCAAGATGTCCGACGTGGCACGCACCGCCGGCGTCTCGGTGGCGACCGTATCAAAGGTTGTCAATGGCCGGTACGGCGTCGCCCAGGCCACCGTCGCGCGCGTGCAGCAGGTCATCCACGAGCTGGGGTACGAGGCCGACCTGGGGGCGCAGAGCCTGCGCAGCCACCGCACGAACGTGCTGGGCATCCTGGTCGCCGAGTTCGAGCCGTTCTCCACCGAGCTGCTCAAGGGCGCCTCCCGGGAGGTCGCCGGCAGCGGCTACCAACTGCTGGCCTACTCCAGCGGCGACGGCGAGGGCGCCGCCATCGGCTGGGAGCGGCGGTCCCTGGCCCGGCTCTCCGGGACGCTCATCGACGGCGCGGTGATCGTGACGCCGACCGTGGTCGAGACCAAGCACGGCTTCCACGTGGTCGCCGTCGACCCGCACACCGGCCCGTCCGGCCTGCCCACCGTCGACTCGGACAACTTCGCCGGCGCGGTGCTCGCGACCACCTACCTGCTCTCCCTCGGCCACCGCCGGATCGGGCACATCAGCGGTCGCCCCGACCTGGAGTCGGCGCGCCTGCGCGAGGCCGGCTTCCGGCAGGCCATGGCCGACGCGGGCGTCGCGGTGGACGAACGGCTGGTCCGGGTCGGCGGCTTCCGGATCGAGGGGGCCGCCGGCACCGCGGCGGAACTGCTCGCGCTCCCCGACCGGCCGACCGCCATCTTCGCCGGCAACGACCTCTCCGCGATCTCCACGCTCGACGTCGCCCGGAGCATGGGCATCGCGGTGCCGGACGAGCTGTCGGTGATCGGCTTCGACAACGTCCCGGAGTCGGCGCTCGTCGACCCGCCGCTGACCACGATCCGGCAACCACTGCAACGGATGGGCGCCGAGGCGCTGCGGCTGCTGATCGACCTGATCGCCGGCGTGGAGCGCGACGCGCACATCCGGCTCCCCACCGAGCTGGTGGTGCGCGCCTCCTGCCGCCCGCTGGGCTAG
- a CDS encoding ABC transporter substrate-binding protein, giving the protein MTSALVAAGCSGGGDDEADTGSELYKNPVTLTWWHNASQDGPGKTYWEKVAKDFSAAHPTVKIEIEAIETNQLQRTRLPAALLSNDPPDIFQAWGGGEMREQVEADYLKDVTDQVKSEVADIGSAAEIWQVDGKQYGLPFRMGIEGVWYNKDMFAKAGISAPPTTFDELNTAVTKLKAINVIPIALGAGDKWPAAHWWYNFALRACSVDTLKKAATDRTFDDPCFVKAGQDLKAFIDTKPFQNNFIATPGQNDPTSANGLLANGRAAMELMGDWNRGTLDTVATDKAKLATFLGWFPVPAISGSAGDPKAALGGGDGFACSKKAPAECVEFLKYLVSPEVQKGYAATGTGLPVAKGAADGVTDPALKSILTATSEATYVQLWLDTAYGSTVGNAMNDAIVAIFAGNGSPEKVVAAMKAAASK; this is encoded by the coding sequence ATGACAAGCGCCCTCGTCGCCGCCGGATGCAGCGGCGGTGGCGACGACGAAGCAGACACGGGAAGCGAGCTGTACAAGAACCCGGTGACGTTGACCTGGTGGCACAACGCCTCCCAGGACGGCCCCGGCAAGACGTACTGGGAGAAGGTCGCCAAGGACTTCTCCGCCGCCCACCCGACCGTCAAGATCGAGATCGAGGCGATCGAGACCAACCAGCTCCAGCGCACCCGGCTCCCCGCCGCGCTGCTGAGCAACGACCCGCCGGACATCTTCCAGGCCTGGGGCGGCGGCGAGATGCGCGAGCAGGTGGAGGCCGACTACCTCAAGGACGTCACCGACCAGGTCAAGAGCGAGGTCGCCGACATCGGCAGCGCCGCGGAGATCTGGCAGGTCGACGGCAAGCAGTACGGCCTGCCGTTCCGGATGGGCATCGAGGGCGTCTGGTACAACAAGGACATGTTCGCCAAGGCGGGCATCTCGGCGCCGCCGACCACGTTCGACGAACTCAACACCGCGGTCACCAAGCTCAAGGCGATCAACGTCATCCCGATCGCCCTGGGCGCCGGGGACAAGTGGCCGGCCGCCCACTGGTGGTACAACTTCGCGCTGCGGGCCTGCTCGGTCGACACGCTGAAGAAGGCGGCCACCGACCGCACCTTCGACGACCCGTGCTTCGTGAAGGCCGGCCAGGACCTCAAGGCGTTCATCGACACCAAGCCGTTCCAGAACAACTTCATCGCCACCCCCGGCCAGAACGACCCGACCAGCGCGAACGGCCTGCTGGCCAACGGCAGGGCCGCGATGGAGCTGATGGGCGACTGGAACCGGGGCACGCTGGACACGGTCGCCACCGACAAGGCCAAGCTGGCCACGTTCCTCGGCTGGTTCCCGGTGCCGGCGATCTCCGGCTCCGCGGGTGACCCGAAGGCGGCCCTCGGCGGCGGCGACGGGTTCGCCTGCTCCAAGAAGGCCCCGGCGGAGTGCGTCGAGTTCCTCAAGTACCTGGTGAGCCCCGAGGTGCAGAAGGGCTACGCGGCCACCGGCACCGGCCTCCCGGTCGCCAAGGGCGCCGCGGACGGCGTGACCGACCCGGCGCTGAAGTCCATCCTCACCGCCACCTCCGAGGCCACCTACGTGCAGCTCTGGCTGGACACCGCCTACGGCAGCACGGTCGGCAACGCGATGAACGACGCCATCGTCGCCATCTTCGCCGGCAACGGCTCACCGGAGAAGGTCGTCGCGGCCATGAAGGCGGCCGCGAGCAAGTGA
- a CDS encoding carbohydrate ABC transporter permease, with protein MTSTDQTRFPAGGVSAPPAGLRPTARPSARRAQTRRKWYEIVGLTTPALVVYVTFVLVPMGFAFYYSLFRWRGVGPPTEYVGFKNYTLAFQDPIFLDALRNNAIVVFGSLLIQGPIALGVALLLNRRFRGRSTFRLLAFVPYVLAEVTVGIMWKLILTGDGTVDVLLRAVGLGGLVQAWLADLDVVIWTLLFVLTWKYVGFAIILLLAGLSNVPDELTEAAAIDGASWWQIQRHITLPLLGPTIRIWMFLSMIGSLQVFDVVWVTSVPAVRSLGASATMATYMVDNGFFARLWGYGNAVAVILFVISFVAALLFQRFLLRRDIEGAITRRAN; from the coding sequence GTGACCTCCACCGACCAGACCCGGTTCCCCGCCGGCGGCGTCTCCGCGCCGCCGGCGGGCCTCCGGCCCACCGCCCGCCCGTCCGCCCGTCGGGCGCAGACGCGTCGCAAGTGGTACGAGATCGTCGGGCTCACCACTCCGGCGCTCGTCGTCTACGTGACGTTCGTGCTGGTGCCGATGGGCTTCGCGTTCTACTACAGCCTGTTCCGGTGGCGCGGGGTGGGCCCGCCCACCGAGTACGTCGGCTTCAAGAACTACACCCTGGCCTTCCAGGACCCGATCTTCCTCGACGCGCTGCGCAACAACGCCATCGTCGTGTTCGGGTCGCTGCTGATCCAGGGTCCGATCGCGCTGGGCGTCGCGCTGCTGCTCAACCGCCGCTTCCGCGGTCGGTCCACGTTCCGGCTGCTGGCCTTCGTGCCGTACGTGCTCGCCGAGGTCACCGTCGGCATCATGTGGAAGCTGATCCTGACCGGCGACGGCACCGTCGACGTGCTCCTGCGCGCGGTCGGCCTGGGCGGCCTGGTGCAGGCGTGGCTCGCCGACCTCGACGTGGTCATCTGGACGCTGCTGTTCGTGCTCACCTGGAAGTACGTCGGCTTCGCCATCATCCTGCTGCTCGCCGGCCTGTCCAACGTGCCGGACGAGCTGACCGAGGCCGCCGCCATCGACGGCGCGAGCTGGTGGCAGATCCAGCGCCACATCACGCTGCCGCTGCTGGGCCCGACGATCCGGATCTGGATGTTCCTCTCCATGATCGGCTCGTTGCAGGTCTTCGACGTGGTCTGGGTGACCTCGGTGCCCGCGGTCCGCTCGCTGGGCGCGTCGGCCACCATGGCGACCTACATGGTGGACAACGGGTTCTTCGCCCGGCTCTGGGGCTACGGCAACGCGGTTGCCGTGATCCTGTTCGTCATCTCCTTCGTCGCGGCGCTGCTCTTCCAGCGCTTCCTGCTCCGCCGGGACATCGAGGGCGCCATCACGAGAAGGGCGAACTGA
- a CDS encoding carbohydrate ABC transporter permease — MTANPVLSRPASRRPLSWGTPLTYALALAVAAVSIAPIVYVIVGGFRTTPQIVADPAGLPDPWVWDNYARVLTQSDFWRQAFNSAVIALGTTLGVVVLGLCAAFVIARYTFRGREALNTFFTLGLLFPAGAAILPLYLMLRDLNLINSYYAVILPQVAFSLPITIVILRPFLSAIPRELEDAAAIDGADRLGFLWRIVLPLSRPALVTVGILAFVASWNAFLLPLLVLGDVNLHTLPLGVQNFSSQYTTDTAGVLAFTSLAMLPALLFFTLAEKQIVGGLQGAVKG; from the coding sequence GTGACCGCGAACCCCGTCCTCAGCCGGCCCGCGAGCCGCCGCCCGCTCTCCTGGGGCACGCCGCTGACCTACGCGCTCGCGCTGGCCGTCGCGGCCGTCTCGATCGCGCCGATCGTCTACGTGATCGTCGGCGGTTTCCGCACCACCCCGCAGATCGTCGCCGACCCGGCCGGGCTGCCGGACCCGTGGGTCTGGGACAACTACGCCCGGGTGCTGACCCAGAGCGACTTCTGGCGGCAGGCGTTCAACAGCGCGGTGATCGCACTCGGCACCACGCTCGGCGTGGTGGTGCTCGGTCTCTGTGCCGCCTTCGTGATCGCCCGCTACACGTTCCGCGGGCGGGAGGCGCTGAACACCTTCTTCACGCTCGGCCTGCTCTTCCCGGCCGGCGCGGCCATCCTGCCGCTCTACCTGATGCTGCGGGACCTGAACCTGATCAACTCCTACTACGCGGTGATCCTCCCGCAGGTCGCCTTCTCGCTGCCGATCACGATCGTGATCCTGCGGCCGTTCCTGTCCGCCATCCCCCGGGAGCTGGAGGACGCCGCCGCCATCGACGGCGCGGACCGGCTCGGCTTCCTGTGGCGCATCGTGCTGCCGCTGTCGCGACCCGCGCTGGTCACCGTCGGGATCCTCGCGTTCGTGGCGAGCTGGAACGCGTTCCTGCTGCCGCTGCTGGTCCTCGGCGACGTCAACCTGCACACCCTGCCGTTGGGCGTGCAGAACTTCTCCAGCCAGTACACCACCGACACCGCGGGCGTTCTCGCCTTCACCTCGCTGGCGATGCTGCCGGCGTTGCTCTTCTTCACGCTCGCCGAGAAGCAGATCGTCGGCGGCCTGCAAGGCGCCGTCAAGGGCTGA
- a CDS encoding glycoside hydrolase family 3 N-terminal domain-containing protein — translation MTEVHAVVGGPAPAQAAPDHDRPDGRTGEARVRELLDRMTLEEKIAQLVGFWEKEDGEAVAPLQGEFADAVKLTDFARHGLGHLTRAYGTRPVDATERAAWLWGFQRDLVTGTRLGIPAIVHEECLTGLSAWKAATFPTPLAWGAAFDPDLVTEMAAAIGSSMRALGIHQGLSPVLDVIRDPRWGRVDECVAEDPYLVGTIGTSYVRGLQSQGVHATLKHFAGYSASRAGRNFGPVHAGPRELADVLFVPFEMAILDGDARSVMHSYAEIDGVPVAADPAMLTGVLRDRWGFDGTVVADYYGVAFLHLLHHVAADNAGAAAQALAAGLDIELPTGDAFLTLAESVRAGAVDEALVDRAVLRVLRQKQELGLLDATFAEEPPGAVDLDPPEHRAIARRLAEESMVLVANQGVLPLPAGRRVAVVGPNADRPGALFGCYSFLNHVLVQHPGVETGFEVPTVLDAMRAEFGGDLVTSAGGCDVDSDDRSGFDEAVATASAADVAVLVVGDHAGLFGRGTVGEGCDRDDLELPGVQRDLVEAVLATGTPVVLVLLTGRPYAIDWALTRCAAVVQSFFPGEEGAGAIAGVLSGRVNPSGRLPVTLPGSAGAQPYSYLHPTLGAGSNGTNLPATPAAPFGHGLSYTTFAHADLTVPDTVPTDGALSVTVRVTNTGAVTGDDVVQLYGHDVVAPVTRPVAQLLGYRRVRLEPGESVTVRLTVPTTRLAFSDRTLTRVVEPGAVELWVGTSVRRDTETSTTLVGDTVAVTNASARWTTTEVS, via the coding sequence ATGACAGAGGTCCACGCGGTGGTGGGCGGGCCGGCACCGGCCCAGGCAGCTCCGGACCACGACCGGCCCGACGGGCGCACCGGCGAGGCGCGGGTGCGGGAGCTGCTCGACCGGATGACGCTCGAGGAGAAGATCGCGCAGCTCGTCGGGTTCTGGGAGAAGGAGGACGGCGAGGCGGTCGCGCCGCTGCAGGGCGAGTTCGCCGACGCCGTCAAGCTGACCGACTTCGCCCGGCACGGCCTGGGTCACCTCACCCGCGCCTACGGCACCCGACCGGTAGACGCCACCGAGCGCGCGGCCTGGCTGTGGGGATTCCAGCGGGACCTGGTCACCGGCACCCGGCTGGGCATCCCGGCGATCGTGCACGAGGAGTGCCTCACCGGCCTGTCCGCGTGGAAGGCGGCGACCTTTCCCACGCCGCTGGCCTGGGGCGCCGCGTTCGACCCCGACCTGGTGACCGAGATGGCCGCGGCGATCGGGTCCTCGATGCGGGCGCTCGGCATCCACCAGGGGCTGTCCCCGGTGCTCGACGTGATCCGGGACCCGCGCTGGGGCCGGGTCGACGAGTGCGTCGCCGAGGACCCCTACCTGGTCGGCACCATCGGCACGTCGTACGTGCGCGGCCTGCAGTCGCAGGGGGTGCACGCGACGTTGAAGCACTTCGCCGGCTATTCCGCGTCGCGGGCCGGGCGCAACTTCGGCCCGGTACACGCCGGCCCCCGGGAACTGGCGGACGTGTTGTTCGTGCCGTTCGAGATGGCGATCCTCGACGGCGACGCGCGTAGCGTCATGCACTCGTACGCCGAGATCGACGGCGTGCCGGTGGCCGCCGACCCGGCGATGCTGACCGGCGTGCTGCGCGACCGGTGGGGCTTCGACGGCACGGTGGTGGCCGACTACTACGGCGTCGCGTTCCTGCACCTGCTGCACCACGTCGCGGCGGACAACGCGGGCGCGGCCGCGCAGGCGCTCGCGGCGGGCCTCGACATCGAGCTGCCGACCGGCGACGCCTTCCTGACCCTGGCCGAGTCGGTGCGGGCCGGCGCGGTCGACGAGGCGCTGGTGGACCGGGCGGTGCTGCGGGTGCTGCGCCAGAAGCAGGAGCTGGGGCTGCTCGACGCCACGTTCGCCGAGGAGCCGCCCGGGGCGGTCGACCTGGACCCGCCGGAGCACCGGGCGATCGCCCGCCGCCTCGCCGAGGAGTCGATGGTCCTGGTCGCCAACCAGGGCGTCCTGCCGCTGCCGGCGGGCCGGCGGGTGGCGGTGGTCGGCCCGAACGCGGACCGGCCGGGCGCGCTGTTCGGGTGCTACTCCTTCCTCAACCACGTGCTGGTCCAGCACCCCGGCGTGGAGACCGGGTTCGAGGTGCCGACCGTCCTCGACGCGATGCGTGCCGAGTTCGGCGGCGATCTCGTCACCTCGGCCGGCGGCTGCGACGTGGACAGCGACGACCGGTCCGGCTTCGACGAGGCGGTCGCCACCGCGTCCGCCGCCGACGTCGCCGTCCTGGTCGTCGGCGACCACGCCGGCCTCTTCGGGCGGGGCACGGTCGGTGAGGGGTGCGACCGGGACGACCTGGAGCTGCCGGGCGTCCAGCGGGACCTGGTCGAGGCGGTGCTGGCGACCGGCACCCCGGTCGTGCTGGTGCTGCTCACCGGCCGCCCCTACGCGATCGACTGGGCGCTGACCCGGTGTGCGGCAGTGGTGCAGTCGTTCTTCCCCGGTGAGGAGGGCGCGGGCGCGATCGCGGGCGTGCTTTCCGGGCGGGTCAACCCGTCGGGCCGGCTGCCGGTCACCCTGCCCGGCTCGGCCGGCGCGCAGCCGTACTCGTATCTGCACCCGACGCTCGGGGCGGGCAGCAACGGCACCAACCTACCGGCGACGCCCGCGGCGCCGTTCGGCCACGGCCTGTCCTACACCACGTTCGCGCACGCCGACCTGACCGTGCCGGACACCGTGCCGACCGACGGCGCGCTGTCCGTGACGGTGCGCGTCACCAACACCGGCGCGGTCACCGGCGACGACGTGGTCCAGCTCTACGGGCACGACGTGGTGGCGCCGGTGACCCGGCCGGTGGCGCAGTTGCTCGGCTACCGGCGGGTGCGCCTGGAGCCGGGGGAGTCGGTGACCGTCCGGTTGACCGTGCCCACCACCCGGCTGGCCTTCTCCGACCGCACGCTCACCCGGGTGGTGGAGCCCGGTGCGGTCGAGCTGTGGGTCGGCACGAGCGTGCGGCGGGACACCGAGACGTCGACCACGCTGGTCGGCGACACGGTCGCGGTGACCAACGCGTCCGCCCGCTGGACGACCACCGAGGTGAGCTGA